The following are encoded in a window of Massilia sp. R2A-15 genomic DNA:
- a CDS encoding sensor domain-containing diguanylate cyclase encodes MGSIDMIRPGMLENVLGALDLGAVVLDNARRVVLWNRWMALRSGCTEVEVLGRDFFAVFPELHGKRLDRAVLQALRDNFPAVLSQTLHKAPLPLFADHEARLGGLRIQQAVAVTPLDVEGGRRHCLIQVSDVSAAVQRERLLREQALELRSQTFSDGLTGIANRRHFDQAIEKEQRRAKRSGVPLSMLMIDIDFFKAYNDHYGHQQGDDTLIRVAAALAGRLKRPPDLIARYGGEEFAVILPDMDSAGATGIAETMRKCVAQLAIPHAGAQGAAQVTISIGVATQAPSNPLEVAELIGAADRALYEAKRGGRNRVAVDQAWGQVRRT; translated from the coding sequence ATGGGCAGCATCGACATGATCCGCCCAGGGATGCTGGAAAATGTGCTCGGCGCGCTCGACCTGGGCGCCGTGGTGCTCGACAACGCGCGCCGCGTTGTGCTGTGGAACCGCTGGATGGCGCTGCGCTCGGGCTGCACCGAAGTCGAAGTACTGGGACGCGACTTTTTCGCCGTGTTCCCCGAACTGCACGGCAAGCGCCTCGACCGCGCGGTGCTGCAGGCGCTGCGCGACAACTTCCCCGCCGTGCTGTCGCAGACGCTGCACAAGGCGCCGCTGCCGCTGTTCGCCGACCACGAAGCGCGGCTGGGCGGCCTGCGCATCCAGCAGGCGGTCGCCGTGACGCCGCTCGATGTCGAAGGCGGCCGGCGCCACTGCCTGATCCAGGTCAGCGACGTGAGCGCGGCGGTGCAGCGCGAACGGCTGCTGCGCGAGCAGGCGCTCGAGCTGCGCTCGCAGACCTTCTCCGACGGCCTGACCGGCATCGCCAACCGCCGCCATTTCGACCAGGCGATCGAGAAGGAGCAGCGGCGCGCCAAGCGCTCCGGCGTGCCCTTGTCGATGCTGATGATCGATATCGACTTCTTCAAGGCGTACAACGACCACTACGGCCATCAGCAGGGCGACGACACCCTGATCCGCGTGGCCGCCGCGCTGGCGGGCCGGCTGAAAAGGCCGCCGGACCTGATCGCGCGCTACGGCGGCGAGGAGTTCGCGGTGATCCTGCCCGACATGGACAGCGCGGGCGCAACCGGCATCGCCGAGACGATGCGCAAGTGCGTCGCGCAGCTTGCCATTCCCCATGCCGGCGCGCAGGGGGCGGCGCAGGTGACGATCAGCATCGGCGTGGCGACGCAGGCGCCGAGCAATCCGCTCGAAGTGGCCGAATTGATCGGCGCGGCCGACCGGGCGCTGTACGAAGCCAAGCGCGGCGGCCGCAACCGGGTGGCGGTCGATCAGGCATGGGGTCAGGTCCGGCGGACCTGA